A stretch of the Osmerus mordax isolate fOsmMor3 chromosome 12, fOsmMor3.pri, whole genome shotgun sequence genome encodes the following:
- the rest gene encoding RE1-silencing transcription factor, whose protein sequence is MAAQTVYPLAMFPPTVSVAMEEDSHGLTELSRNDLPAPQLVMLANVAVISEGNGSENMAEEKEMMELKNVGSSSYSDSEDESVIRYSFENHREICIVEYPESPLAAAPEAEESVDKCQEEEKEKEQEEEQEVKEDRPLPTNKQPCSPSTLGKRRTAHALGVESAKKKKPFHCKACNYQAKCEEDFAQHIRIHSANKLIVVRRVEGGEKGKASEGSPGLEFEPAVDGDDIKGVIRCERCGYNTNRYDHYIAHLKHHSKEGNNHRVYKCVICTYTTVSQYHWRKHLRNHFPSKLFTCSHCCYFSDRKNNYVQHIRTHTGERPFQCSQCGYSSSQKTHLTRHMRTHSGERPFKCDSCNYLAANQHEVTRHARQVHNGPKPLCCPYCQYKTADRSNFKKHVELHLNPRQFLCPVCKYAASKKCNLQYHIKSRHPGCNDVSMDVSKVKLRAKKFESETDESRKVHSSGMDEDQDGDEEESGLEMNLGLSDTDKEPSPINLSTKISKINPGQAPESGASHKTVKSPSREKPRKAKEKVDRKGTAKQKKVDKVSEVRKTKESLPTTTAEVESEVNVKKNKRRQKVDKKDARDKNKSKETKEKVQKTSVETVVKERDDQDKLGKGKLDKKTTGKKPEMEEPEKPPKKQRNESNGGGSKEVSSCESPKGEASKLAKAADDTVNETPGKKEYPVKKPGSKSKTKGLKRKATEALDLSMKTSPEEPCTRDKRTKVKATDKPQSKPCVPQTVPESCEPRPVTESCEPRPITESCEPRPITEKKGQTMETVALPAVVKLKKTKKTNRKEAVVTSAQEESLATDTSTPQDETSSHTDARKTPGQKTTPTSNTEDASTGKPETPSVPEKTDVSAKAKETSETSVETPSPTGRGSSPIFRRPQGKPTSPSLDLPVPRDKPTDTEDDEGIHSHDGGSDISDSVSEGSDDSGTGKLADPETPTDEIPTPTELKCHTCIFCDRTFPAEVDYRRHLNRHLVNVYYLDNEAKTHQ, encoded by the exons ATGGCTGCTCAGACAGTATACCCTCTGGCAATGTTCCCACCCACAGTTAGCGTCGCAATGGAGGAGGATTCACACGGCTTGACAGAACTCTCCCGTAACGACCTTCCGGCCCCTCAGCTCGTCATGTTGGCCAACGTAGCTGTCATCTCGGAGGGGAATGGCTCAGAGAACATGGCGGAGGAGAAGGAAATGATGGAGCTGAAGAATGTGGGCAGCAGCAGCTACTCCGACAGCGAGGACGAGAGTGTCATCAGATACAGCTTCGAGAACCACAGAGAGATCTGCATTGTAGAATACCCTGAGTCTCCCCTTGCCGCTGCGCCGGAGGCGGAGGAGAGCGTGGACAAGTgtcaggaagaggaaaaggaaaaagagcaggaagaggaacaggaagtcaaaGAGGACCGACCCCTTCCAACCAACAAGCAACCTTGTAGTCCCTCCACGCTGGGCAAGCGCAGAACCGCCCACGCCTTGGGCGTGGAGTCGGCCAAGAAGAAGAAGCCCTTCCACTGCAAGGCCTGCAACTACCAGGCCAAGTGTGAGGAAGACTTCGCTCAGCACATCCGGATCCACAGCGCCAACAAGCTGATTGTGGTGAGACGCGTGGAGGGCGGAGAAAAGGGGAAGGCCAGTGAGGGCTCGCCGGGTCTGGAGTTCGAACCGGCGGTGGACGGCGACGACATCAAAGGGGTCATTCGGTGTGAGCGCTGCGGGTACAACACCAACCGCTACGACCATTACATCGCTCACCTCAAGCACCACAGCAAGGAAGGCAACAATCACAGGGTGTACAAGTGTGTCATCTGCACGTATACAACCGTCAGTCAGTATCACTGGAGGAAGCACCTGCGGAACCACTTTCCCAGCAAGCTTTTCACCTGCAGCCATTGCTGTTACTTCTCTGACCGGAAGAACAACTATGTGCAgcacattcgcacacacacag GGGAAAGACCATTCCAGTGTTCACAGTGTGGATATTCCAGCTCCCAGAAGACCCACCTCACCAGGCACATGAGAACACATTCAG GTGAAAGACCTTTCAAATGTGACAGCTGCAATTACCTGGCGGCAAATCAACACGAGGTGACGCGTCACGCCAGGCAGGTGCACAACGGACCCAAACCACTGTGCTGCCCCTATTGCCAGTACAAGACTGCCGATCGCAGCAACTTCAAAAAGCATGTGGAGCTTCACCTCAACCCCCGTCAGTTCCTTTGCCCCGTCTGCAAGTATGCCGCTTCCAAGAAGTGTAATCTGCAGTATCATATCAAATCCAGGCACCCTGGCTGTAACGATGTGTCCATGGATGTGTCGAAGGTCAAGCTTCGGGCCAAGAAATTTGAATCTGAGACGGATGAGTCTAGAAAGGTTCATTCGTCTGGAATGGATGAGGATCAGGATGGGGACGAGGAGGAATCTGGACTGGAGATGAATCTGGGGTTGTCTGACACTGACAAAGAGCCCAGTCCCATCAATCTCTCCACCAAAATCAGCAAGATAAACCCGGGTCAAGCTCCGGAAAGTGGAGCATCTCACAAGACTGTGAAAAGCCCCAGCAGGGAGAAACCCAGAAAAGCAAAGGAAAAGGTAGACAGGAAGGGAACAGCCAAGCAGAAGAAGGTAGACAAGGTGAGCGAGGTCAGAAAGACAAAGGAAAGCTTGCCGACAACAACCGCTGAAGTTGAAAGTGAGGTTAacgttaaaaaaaacaaaagaaggCAGAAGGTCGACAAAAAAGATGCACGGGACAAGAACAAATCGAAGGAAACGAAGGAAAAGGTTCAAAAGACGAGTGTGGAGACggtggtgaaagagagagacgaccAAGACAAACTGGGGAAAGGAAAACTGGACAAGAAGACTACGGGGAAGAAGCCGGAAATGGAGGAACCTGAGAAGCCTCCAAAAAAACAGAGAAACGAAAGTAATGGCGGCGGGAGCAAAGAGGTCAGCAGCTGTGAGTCTCCGAAGGGTGAAGCCTCAAAGCTAGCCAAAGCGGCTGACGATACCGTCAATGAAACTCCTGGAAAGAAAGAATATCCAGTTAAAAAGCCGGGGTCCAAGAGCAAGACCAAGGGCTTGAAGAGGAAAGCAACGGAGGCGTTGGACTTATCCATGAAGACTTCTCCTGAGGAGCCCTGCACCAGGGACAAACGGACGAAAGTCAAGGCTACAGACAAGCCACAATCAAAACCCTGCGTCCCTCAAACCGTACCCGAGAGCTGTGAGCCTCGCCCAGTCACAGAGAGCTGTGAGCCTCGCCCAATCACAGAGAGCTGTGAACCTCGCCCAATCACAGAGAAGAAAGGCCAGACGATGGAAACGGTGGCCTTGCCTGCTGTCGTAAAGTTGAAGAAGACCAAAAAGACCAACAGGAAAGAGGCCGTGGTTACCTCTGCGCAGGAAGAAAGTCTGGCGACAGACACCTCCACTCCTCAAGACGAGACGTCTTCCCACACAGATGCCCGGAAGACGCCCGGCCAGAAGACCACTCCAACATCAAACACCGAAGACGCCTCCACAGGCAAACCGGAGACCCCTTCAGTGCCAGAGAAGACAGACGTTTCCGCCAAAGCCAAGGAGACGTCCGAGACCTCCGTGGAGACCCCTTCTCCAACAGGACGAGGCAGCTCCCCGATCTTCAGGAGACCGCAGGGAaagcccacctctccctccctggaccTCCCGGTGCCCAGAGACAAGCCCACGGACACGGAGGACGACGAGGGCATCCACAGCCACGacggaggaagtgacatcagcgACAGCGTGTCTGAGGGCAGCGACGACTCCGGCACGGGGAAGCTAGCCGACCCCGAGACTCCCACGGATGAGATACCGACGCCGACCGAACTCAAGTGCCACACGTGCATCTTCTGCGACCGCACCTTCCCCGCGGAGGTCGATTACCGCCGGCACTTGAATCGCCACCTGGTAAACGTGTATTACCTAGACAATGAAGCAAAGACTCACCAGTAA